A region from the Pseudomonas triticicola genome encodes:
- the ychF gene encoding redox-regulated ATPase YchF, translating to MGFNCGIVGLPNVGKSTLFNALTKSGIAAENFPFCTIEPNSGIVPMPDPRLEALAAIVNPKRILPTTMEFVDIAGLVAGASKGEGLGNKFLANIRETDAIAHVVRCFEDDNVIHVSNSVDPKRDIEIIDLELIFADLDSCEKQLQKVARNAKGGDKDAVVQKALLEQLIAHFTEAKPARSLMKNMSADEKAVIKGFHLLTTKPVMYIANVAEDGFDNNPHLDVVKAIAEEEGAMVVPVCNKIEAEIAELDDGEEKDMFLEALGLEEPGLNRVIRAGYEMLHLQTYFTAGVEEVRAWTVKVGATAPQAAGVIHTDFEKGFIRAEVIAYNDFIQYKGEAGAKEAGKWRLEGKDYIVKDGDVMHFRFNV from the coding sequence ATGGGATTCAATTGCGGCATCGTCGGCCTGCCTAACGTCGGCAAGTCCACCCTGTTCAACGCCCTGACCAAATCCGGTATCGCGGCCGAGAACTTCCCCTTCTGCACCATCGAGCCGAACAGCGGCATCGTGCCGATGCCGGATCCGCGTCTGGAAGCTCTGGCGGCCATCGTCAATCCCAAGCGCATCCTGCCGACCACCATGGAATTCGTCGACATCGCCGGCCTCGTTGCCGGTGCCTCGAAAGGTGAAGGCCTGGGCAACAAGTTCCTGGCCAACATCCGCGAAACCGACGCTATCGCCCACGTGGTGCGCTGCTTCGAAGACGACAACGTGATCCACGTTTCCAACAGCGTCGACCCGAAACGCGACATCGAAATCATCGACCTGGAACTGATCTTCGCCGACCTCGACAGCTGCGAGAAGCAACTGCAGAAAGTCGCGCGCAACGCCAAGGGCGGTGACAAGGACGCCGTGGTTCAGAAGGCTCTGCTCGAGCAACTGATCGCGCACTTCACCGAAGCCAAGCCGGCGCGCAGCCTGATGAAGAACATGAGCGCTGACGAAAAGGCAGTGATCAAGGGCTTCCACCTGCTGACCACCAAGCCGGTCATGTACATCGCCAACGTGGCTGAAGACGGCTTCGACAACAACCCGCACCTGGACGTGGTCAAGGCCATCGCCGAAGAAGAAGGCGCCATGGTCGTTCCGGTGTGCAACAAGATCGAAGCGGAAATCGCCGAGCTCGACGACGGCGAAGAGAAGGACATGTTCCTCGAGGCCCTGGGCCTGGAAGAGCCTGGCCTGAATCGCGTGATCCGCGCCGGCTACGAAATGCTCCACCTGCAGACCTACTTCACCGCCGGTGTCGAAGAAGTCCGCGCCTGGACCGTCAAGGTCGGTGCTACCGCACCACAGGCCGCTGGCGTGATCCACACCGACTTCGAAAAAGGCTTCATCCGTGCCGAAGTCATCGCCTACAACGACTTCATCCAGTACAAGGGCGAAGCCGGCGCCAAAGAAGCCGGCAAGTGGCGCCTGGAAGGCAAGGATTACATCGTCAAGGACGGCGACGTGATGCACTTCCGCTTCAACGTCTAA
- a CDS encoding MFS transporter, with translation MAISNVQTAAASATAAPQSSPLVMRIIGAVALAHLINDLIQSVLPSIYPMLKANYGLTFTQVGLITLTFQLTASLLQPWVGYHTDRHPKPWLLPAGTVCTLIGILMMSVVGSFPLILLAAALIGIGSSTFHPEASRVARLASGGRFGLAQSTFQVGGNAGSAFGPLLAAAIIIPFGQGNVAWFGLFAVFALFVLYRISRWYANHLNLFKLKAGQAATHGLSKGRVTSALVVLGLLVFSKYFYMASFTSYFTFFLIEKFDLSVASSQLHLFLFLGAVAAGTFFGGPIGDKIGRKAVIWFSILGVAPFTLILPHVDLFWTSILSVVIGFILASAFSAIVVYAQELVPGNVGMIAGIFFGLMFGFGGIGAALLGHLADVHGIEYVYFLCSFLPLFGVLAIFLPRTRKA, from the coding sequence ATGGCTATCAGCAACGTTCAGACCGCCGCTGCCTCGGCGACCGCTGCTCCGCAAAGCAGCCCCTTGGTGATGCGCATCATCGGCGCGGTGGCGCTGGCGCATCTGATCAATGACCTGATCCAGTCGGTGCTGCCGTCGATCTACCCGATGCTCAAGGCCAACTATGGCCTGACTTTCACCCAGGTCGGCCTGATCACCTTGACCTTCCAGTTGACCGCGTCGCTGTTGCAGCCGTGGGTCGGTTATCACACTGATCGCCATCCCAAACCGTGGCTGTTGCCGGCGGGCACGGTGTGTACGTTGATCGGCATTCTGATGATGTCAGTGGTCGGCAGCTTCCCATTGATTCTGCTGGCGGCGGCGCTGATTGGTATCGGCTCGTCGACCTTTCACCCGGAAGCCTCGCGTGTTGCGCGACTGGCCTCGGGCGGCCGGTTTGGTCTGGCGCAATCGACCTTTCAGGTCGGCGGCAATGCCGGCTCCGCCTTCGGCCCGTTGCTGGCGGCGGCGATCATCATTCCCTTCGGCCAGGGCAATGTGGCGTGGTTCGGTCTGTTCGCAGTGTTTGCGCTGTTCGTGCTGTACCGCATCAGCCGTTGGTACGCCAATCACCTCAACTTGTTCAAGCTCAAGGCCGGCCAAGCCGCGACGCACGGCTTATCGAAGGGCAGGGTGACCAGTGCCTTGGTGGTCCTGGGGCTGCTGGTGTTCTCCAAGTATTTCTACATGGCCAGTTTCACCAGCTACTTCACCTTCTTTCTGATCGAGAAGTTCGACCTGTCGGTTGCCAGCTCGCAGCTGCACTTGTTCCTTTTCCTGGGCGCAGTGGCGGCGGGGACGTTCTTCGGTGGACCGATTGGCGACAAGATCGGGCGCAAGGCAGTGATCTGGTTTTCCATCCTGGGGGTGGCGCCATTCACCTTGATCCTGCCGCATGTCGATCTGTTCTGGACCAGCATTCTCAGCGTGGTGATCGGCTTCATTCTGGCGTCGGCATTCTCGGCGATCGTGGTGTACGCGCAGGAACTGGTGCCAGGCAATGTCGGGATGATTGCCGGGATTTTTTTCGGTCTGATGTTTGGTTTCGGCGGGATTGGCGCAGCGCTGCTCGGGCATCTGGCGGATGTGCACGGGATTGAGTACGTGTATTTCCTGTGCTCGTTTCTGCCGTTGTTTGGTGTGTTGGCGATCTTTTTACCGCGTACCAGAAAGGCCTGA
- the pth gene encoding aminoacyl-tRNA hydrolase produces the protein MTAIKLIVGLGNPGAEYEQTRHNAGALFVERIAHAQNVNLVADRKYFGLTGRYSHQGQDVRLLIPTTYMNRSGQAVAALAGFFRIKPEEILVAHDELDLPPGVAKLKQGGGHGGHNGLRDIIAQLGNQNTFYRLRLGIGHPGVASMVSNFVLGRAPRAEQEKLDASIDFALGVLPDILAGEWNRAMKNLHSQKA, from the coding sequence GTGACTGCCATCAAACTGATCGTTGGCCTGGGAAATCCAGGCGCTGAATACGAACAGACCCGGCATAACGCAGGGGCCCTTTTTGTTGAGCGCATCGCCCACGCACAGAATGTGAATCTTGTGGCCGATCGCAAATATTTCGGCCTGACCGGGCGTTATTCGCATCAGGGTCAGGATGTTCGTCTGCTGATTCCCACCACCTACATGAACCGCAGCGGCCAGGCCGTGGCGGCACTCGCCGGTTTCTTCCGCATCAAGCCTGAAGAAATCCTCGTGGCGCATGACGAACTCGACTTGCCTCCGGGCGTTGCCAAGCTCAAGCAGGGCGGCGGCCATGGCGGTCACAATGGGTTGCGCGACATCATTGCGCAACTGGGCAATCAGAATACGTTCTACCGCCTGCGGCTTGGCATCGGCCACCCGGGCGTTGCCAGTATGGTTTCAAATTTCGTCCTGGGTCGTGCGCCACGCGCCGAACAGGAAAAACTCGATGCCAGCATCGACTTTGCCCTCGGCGTGCTGCCGGATATCCTCGCCGGGGAATGGAACCGCGCGATGAAAAACCTGCACAGCCAGAAGGCCTGA
- a CDS encoding ribose-phosphate pyrophosphokinase: protein MSKMMVFTGNANPDLARRVVRQLHIPLGDISVGKFSDGEITAEINENVRGKDVFIIQPTCAPTNDNLMELVVMADAFRRSSATRITAVIPYFGYARQDRRPRSARVAISAKVVADMLTVVGIDRVLTVDLHADQIQGFFDIPVDNIYGSPVLVDDIEDQRFENLMIVSPDIGGVVRARAVAKSLGVDLGIIDKRREKANHSEVMHIIGDVEGRTCILVDDMVDTAGTLCHAAKALKEHGAAKVFAYCTHPVLSGRAIENIENSVLDELVVTNTIPLSAAAQACARIRQLDIAPVVAEAVRRISNEESISAMFR, encoded by the coding sequence GTGTCCAAGATGATGGTCTTTACGGGGAATGCCAACCCCGATCTGGCTCGGCGTGTCGTACGTCAGCTGCATATCCCTCTCGGTGACATCTCTGTCGGCAAGTTTTCCGACGGCGAAATCACAGCCGAGATCAATGAAAACGTTCGCGGTAAAGACGTCTTCATTATTCAGCCGACCTGCGCTCCGACCAACGATAACCTGATGGAACTGGTAGTGATGGCTGACGCCTTCCGCCGCTCCTCGGCTACTCGTATCACTGCTGTTATTCCTTATTTTGGTTATGCCCGCCAGGATCGCCGTCCGCGTTCCGCACGTGTGGCTATCAGCGCGAAAGTCGTTGCTGACATGCTTACCGTAGTCGGCATCGACCGTGTTCTCACGGTTGATCTGCATGCTGACCAGATTCAGGGCTTCTTCGATATTCCGGTAGATAACATCTACGGCTCCCCGGTTCTGGTGGATGACATCGAAGATCAGCGCTTCGAAAACCTGATGATCGTGTCTCCGGACATTGGTGGCGTCGTGCGTGCACGGGCTGTTGCCAAGTCGCTGGGCGTCGATCTCGGGATCATCGACAAACGCCGTGAGAAAGCCAATCACTCTGAAGTGATGCATATCATCGGTGATGTCGAAGGGCGTACCTGTATTCTCGTCGATGACATGGTCGATACCGCCGGCACCCTGTGCCACGCGGCCAAGGCCCTGAAAGAGCATGGCGCAGCCAAGGTCTTTGCCTACTGCACACACCCTGTGCTGTCGGGCCGGGCCATTGAGAATATCGAAAATTCCGTGCTGGACGAGCTGGTGGTGACGAACACCATTCCGCTGTCCGCTGCAGCACAAGCCTGTGCACGTATCCGTCAACTGGATATCGCACCGGTTGTTGCCGAAGCGGTTCGCCGCATCAGCAATGAAGAATCGATCAGCGCGATGTTCCGTTAA
- a CDS encoding 50S ribosomal protein L25/general stress protein Ctc — translation MNDFTLNAEVRSDLGKGASRRLRRLASLVPAVVYGGDKAPESISMLAKEVAKLLENEAAYSHIIELNVGGTKQNVIIKALQRHPAKGHVMHADFVRVVAGQKLTAIVPVHFVGEEAPVKKGGEVSHVVAEIEVTCLPKDLPEFIEVDLSKAEIGTIIHLSDLKAPKGVEFVALAHGDDKAVANVHAPRVAAEPTEEGAAE, via the coding sequence ATGAACGATTTTACTCTGAATGCTGAAGTGCGTTCCGACCTGGGGAAAGGTGCGAGCCGCCGCCTGCGTCGTCTCGCAAGCCTGGTTCCAGCTGTAGTTTACGGTGGCGACAAAGCCCCTGAATCCATCAGCATGCTGGCCAAAGAAGTTGCCAAACTGCTCGAAAACGAAGCGGCTTACAGCCACATTATCGAGCTGAACGTTGGTGGCACCAAGCAGAACGTAATCATCAAGGCTCTGCAGCGTCACCCGGCCAAAGGCCACGTGATGCACGCTGACTTCGTACGCGTTGTAGCTGGCCAGAAACTGACCGCTATCGTGCCTGTACACTTTGTTGGCGAAGAAGCTCCAGTGAAGAAAGGCGGCGAAGTTTCGCACGTTGTTGCTGAAATCGAAGTGACCTGCCTGCCAAAAGATCTGCCTGAGTTCATCGAAGTCGACCTGTCGAAAGCAGAAATCGGCACCATCATCCACCTGTCGGACCTCAAAGCTCCTAAAGGTGTTGAGTTCGTTGCTCTGGCACACGGCGATGACAAGGCTGTTGCCAACGTCCACGCTCCACGTGTTGCTGCAGAACCTACCGAAGAAGGCGCAGCAGAGTAA